From the genome of Ignavibacteriales bacterium, one region includes:
- a CDS encoding ACT domain-containing protein, which translates to MKLSEDEIRKITFEAINELGDQITPEAVKELVRSRVEALSGDYKFEKGEVSSGRVILTSFGLNQPGIVAGVTKALGDANCDIQDLSQKLLGDFFTMIMVIDITSSKKDLKEIQEEMSKVAELLKVKIYLQHEDVFRFMHRI; encoded by the coding sequence GTGAAGCTTTCAGAAGACGAAATAAGAAAAATTACTTTCGAAGCAATTAATGAATTGGGTGATCAAATTACACCCGAAGCTGTTAAAGAACTTGTACGCAGCCGTGTTGAAGCCTTGAGTGGTGATTACAAGTTTGAAAAGGGAGAAGTTTCATCGGGCCGCGTTATACTAACCTCTTTTGGTCTGAACCAGCCGGGAATAGTTGCCGGGGTTACAAAAGCACTCGGTGATGCCAATTGCGATATCCAAGACCTTAGCCAAAAACTTCTTGGTGATTTTTTTACTATGATCATGGTCATTGATATCACTTCATCTAAAAAAGATTTGAAAGAAATCCAGGAAGAAATGAGTAAAGTTGCCGAATTATTAAAGGTAAAAATTTATTTGCAGCATGAAGATGTATTCAGATTCATGCATAGAATTTGA